The following nucleotide sequence is from Macrobrachium nipponense isolate FS-2020 chromosome 12, ASM1510439v2, whole genome shotgun sequence.
TAGCAAATTTAGAAGTTAGATTGTCAAAGGAGGTTACGAGACTGCCGATGCGAGTGTCCATGCTCTCTAAACGAGATTCAATGGCTTCAAAACGTGATGTAAGGGAGTCACACCGAGACTTGAGGACATCTACAGCATTACGAAGTGTAGTCACTTGTGAGGAGGCAGTAACAGTGGGGTTTGATTGATGGCACTGGAAGCTGTTGTGCAATAAGCTGGTTCGATGCAGAGCCTGAACGCCTGGTACAGCCATGCCACACATTGACTCCAGGCTCATTACATCTCGGGCATTTCCAATGCGAGGAGTCCGGTGTAGGTAGAGGTAATGAGCTTGATGTTGATGCCGAAGAACTGTCAACCACTGTGGGTGGTACAGGGGGCCGATGAGGGCAGGTCCGACTGTCATACTCAGCAGCACAAAATGCACACTTTTCAGGGGCAGCACAGTATCGTGAGATGTGACCGATACCCCAGCATTTGAAGCACCACGGCTTTTCGTCTGGCATTCTGCGTAGTTCACATGATGGTAGACAAGGGAGGAAGGAGAAGTTAACAAAAGGCGGGGGTGGATCTGGGTGGCTCCAAGTAATGACAATACGATTGATGGACTTCCCATCCTGTAGGAAACGACGTACAGTGTGCACCCCTTCCAGTTCCTTAGCTAATGAAGGGTCTACATCCACAGGATATCGAGTGATGAAATATGTAGGGAACTTACGGGGTCTGTTTACATCATCCTGAACATCTAACACAAGTGACagaacctcaccacccttgacccTGTTTATGATATCCAGGCGATGCCTCGAAATGTATACAAATCGAGAAGTGACCGCAGACATTTTAACTTCAGCCAATTCCCGATCGAGGCTGAACATCTTGGTAACCTCCGATAGCCAGCGAAGCTTCACATTAACCCCCGGATTCTCTCTAAATAAGAGCTTTATGTATTCAGCACGTGGAGCAAAGCAGGGAGAACAGTTTTTGTAGCCATGGTAGGTATAATCTGAAAAGCAGGTCTAGGCAGGGAATTATTTAGAACTTTATTTTGAGAGGAGGAAGCATCGCACTTTGTAGTTTTAGCAGCAGGGGAATGAATGGTCTCATTACTGCTATCTGAATCATGCTCCATACATCATTTGTTGGAGGTATAGGTATGGTCCATGAGACTAGGAGCTGCACCAGCAGGGATCAACTTATGAGATTTAGTAGAGACAAGTCGTGGCCAATGTTCCTGTGTAAGCAGATGTTCTTCAACATTATCATCACTTAGAGCAAGGTCCTCCTCAACATCAGCGAGAGTACCAGGTCCCGAGAATTCCATAGTCATTATCTACTGGTGTTTTAACAATGCCCGTATGTAATTTCGTTTCTATGGTACAGTAACATTGCCATGACAGGGATAACCACGTCACATACtctgtactgcgcatgcgcggtttaggaaaaatttgaaaGTAGTGGTATGGCCGAGTGAACGAGATTTTTAATCCTAAATAAAGTCTAAGTTCAAAAACTCGTAAACACACTAATGTCATAGCACTGACCACTAAGTGCTACCACAGCTTTCAGTCAATTCTAGGTGATGTAGATCTTCGTATCTCCTAAATAATCGAGAAAGTTTTCAGAGCATACAAATGCGCTTGTTGACAAAGTCcaagatcttcttcttctttttaacaattagataatatataatataatatatatatatatatatagatatatatatattatatatatacatatatagtgccTGTGATACAGCTACGGGCTCATGTCGTCTGCTAGTCTTCTAGGCCCGTGGTTCGAGCCCCGCCAAACTGGATtgcatttttttaacaattagtGGATTTCAAGCTGAAATGCATTTCTTAACAATTTGTGAATTTAAACTTGGATTGGATTTTTTAAACAATTAGTGGATTTAAACTAGACTCCATTTCTTAACAATTAGTAGATTTAAAACTGGAATGCATTTTTTAACAATTGGGGAATTTAAAACTTGGGCTGCATTTCTTAACAATTAGTGGATTGAAAGCTGGATTGCATTTCTCAACACTTAATGAATTTAAACTTGGATTGGATTTTTTAAACAATTAGTGGATCTAAACTAGACTCCATTTCTTAACAATTAGTAGATTTAAAACTGGAATGGAATTCTTAACAATTAGTAAATTTAAAACTTGGACTGCATTTCTTAACAATTAATGGATTGAAAAATGGATTGCATTTCTCAACACTTAATGAATTTAAACTTGAATTGCATTTCTTAACAATTAGTGAATTTGAAGCTGGACTGCATTTCTTAACAATTGGTGAATTTGAAGCTGGACTGCATTTCTTAACTATTAGTGGCTTTAAAACTGGATTCCATTTCTTCTTAACAAATAGTGAATTTAaacttggattgcattttttaaCAATTAGTGGATTTACAACTAGGCTGCATTTCTTAACATTTAGTGGATTTAAAACTGAACTGCATTTCTCAACAATTAGTGAATTTGAAGCTAGACTGCATTtcttaacaattaatgaatttcAACTTGGATTGCATTTCTGAACAATTACTGGATTTAACATTGGGCTGCATTTCTTAACAATTGGTGGATTTAAAACTGGGCTGCATTTCTTAACGCATTTCTTAACAATTAGCAAATTTAaacttggattgcattttttaaCAATTAGTGGATTTAAAACTGGATTGCATTTCTTAACGTACATGTTAAAAACATCACAACCCTTCAGGAAATGAGTCACTGACAGCCAGCCACGACTGGAACCTTGCAATAACATcggcgttgttgttgttgcaaggAAGATGATAAGGTCATATTTTGCTGCCATAACTTACACAGGTGAATGCAATTTTCCTTCGTCGATTATAATCACCTCCGTGTTAATGACGAAGCAAATTGCTGCTCGTGTAATGAATCATCACGGTTCATTTTAGCCCCGGTAATATTGATTGCTCCAGGTGCTTCAGAGCGAGCATGGCTCTCCTGGAAAGAGAAATGTTATTCTTCCGTCGAACTAGTCTAGAATAGGAAATATTTTTTAGGACAAAGGctgagctgggacctatgaggtcatccagcgctgagtCCTAAACcgacagtaaaaaggtctgaaaggtgtgaacGGGGTTGCAGCAGCTACGGgcagaaggaacgctgcaaaagaacctttaggtaatgcctacagtgcaccgcataaggtgcggTAAAAAGGTCTAGAAAGGTGTCACAAGAAGgaatcctcgcagttgcactaagaaacaaaagctaaagcaatgaaaggggttgcagctgtggccagaaggtacgctgcaaaagaacctttaggtaatgcctacagtgcactgcatgaggtgcgccgacggcactaacccctcaCCCCTCCCCTACGGCGTCGATACGGCCTCAAATGACGAGTTGTCGAAGACGAAAGTTGTTCGACCGATCATAACTGGAGATGAGGCTCTGATGGAAAGGAGCCGAAATTTGGCATTGAGTGACTTGTGGAGGATGATATATGaagtggagaagaagaaagaaggataaAGGATGGATATGGAGAACACGGAAGACGGAAGACGTAGATACATGAAGcggaaaaggagaagaggagtaagaaaagaaaatgtgCAAGAAATAAGATGCCAAACTACAGATTTCAGATGACAATTAAATCCATTTGCTGACAAATGAAAACCTCCTAGGATGTTATATTTTGAACAAtgaaatcaaaatccaaacattatattatactatatataaccaaGATGCTGAGCACCTGTgagaaaacaaaaacgaaaataaaaaatgtcccaACTGTACCAGGAGGTAGGTGGTCCTTCTCAGGAGAGATGGCGAACGTCCCGAAGAAGTTGCAAGGACAGTCCCGGAAGAAGAAAATCTGtgccgtcgtcttcttcttcggccGAGTTCCAGGCTGCTGGAATCCAGGAATGCACGCACATACCGACACATTTTCCTCCTCCAGACTCTTTTTCCTGGCATTGCCTCTAATTGAATTCCTTCGTCGCTCTGATGTAACAGCTTTGGCTGGACCATTTTCCTCGTGTTCTTTTCCTGGCAAATCAAAACGCCAGAGGAAGAAAGCATCCAGTTctgagattatatatacatatatatatatatatattattaatatatatatatatatatatatgcttaaaaaatcacagtagatgcacatgacttaacaaataaaaaaa
It contains:
- the LOC135224879 gene encoding uncharacterized protein LOC135224879 is translated as MFSLDRELAEVKMSAVTSRFVYISRHRLDIINRVKGGEVLSLVLDVQDDVNRPRKFPTYFITRYPVDVDPSLAKELEGVHTVRRFLQDGKSINRIVITWSHPDPPPPFVNFSFLPCLPSCELRRMPDEKPWCFKCWGIGHISRYCAAPEKCAFCAAEYDSRTCPHRPPVPPTVVDSSSASTSSSLPLPTPDSSHWKCPRCNEPGVNVWHGCTRRSGSASNQLIAQQLPVPSIKPHCYCLLTSDYTS